From Variimorphobacter saccharofermentans, one genomic window encodes:
- a CDS encoding pyridoxamine 5'-phosphate oxidase family protein, whose product MRRKDREITDMIEIINILKNCNTLRIAMNGENYPYMVPVSFGLEVINDTLTLYFHCAKEGTKLDHIHGNANVCFESDIFLGYEKTARGITTRYRSVIGFGRCILVEDSNEILYGMCSITSHCGFSDYPVDNCPELQHTNIYKIEVDSITGKNNLPAGLKERND is encoded by the coding sequence ATGCGAAGAAAAGACAGAGAAATTACCGATATGATTGAAATCATCAATATTTTAAAGAACTGTAATACGCTAAGGATTGCTATGAATGGTGAAAATTACCCTTATATGGTACCAGTATCCTTCGGCCTCGAAGTTATCAATGATACGCTAACGCTATATTTTCATTGTGCGAAAGAAGGTACTAAGCTTGACCATATACATGGTAATGCCAACGTCTGCTTTGAAAGTGATATCTTCCTCGGTTATGAAAAGACTGCTCGCGGAATAACAACGCGGTATAGAAGTGTTATTGGCTTTGGTAGATGCATTCTTGTTGAAGATTCCAATGAAATTCTGTACGGCATGTGCAGTATAACCAGTCATTGTGGTTTCTCGGATTATCCCGTAGACAACTGCCCCGAATTGCAGCATACGAATATTTATAAGATCGAAGTTGATTCTATTACTGGCAAGAACAATCTACCAGCGGGGTTAAAGGAAAGAAACGATTGA